A genomic window from Agrobacterium tumefaciens includes:
- a CDS encoding sugar ABC transporter permease, which translates to MLYVFALPAVLLFVVFIAYPILWVTGQSFYAASGEARSFAGFSNYATVLGDPTFWIVVRNMALWGVITIPVQMLVGGVLAWFIERHTDRLRGFFRTMFFLPVVTSVSVVSLVWVQIYAPYYGIAQEYLKYAGIVMSTSPIGDPKTAIYALIVVNIWQWTGFSMLMYIAGIANMPSEVLDAARIDGAKGLKLAAHVVVPMLAPATKSLLLLGVIGTLQTFPIVHLMTGGGPNRASEVFGTFIFKQSFVLGDTGSGAALSVIVLVVALGLSLLQIAALGARLTPAGKDRS; encoded by the coding sequence ATGCTTTATGTCTTCGCCCTTCCTGCCGTTCTGCTGTTCGTCGTTTTCATTGCCTATCCAATCCTTTGGGTGACGGGACAGAGCTTCTATGCGGCTTCCGGCGAGGCACGCAGCTTTGCGGGGTTTTCGAATTACGCCACGGTTCTTGGTGACCCCACCTTCTGGATCGTCGTGCGCAACATGGCGCTCTGGGGTGTCATCACCATTCCGGTCCAGATGCTGGTGGGCGGGGTGCTCGCCTGGTTCATCGAACGGCACACGGACCGTCTGCGCGGTTTCTTCCGCACCATGTTCTTCCTGCCCGTCGTCACCTCCGTTTCGGTGGTCAGTCTCGTCTGGGTGCAGATTTACGCGCCCTATTACGGCATCGCGCAGGAATATCTGAAATATGCCGGCATCGTCATGTCGACCTCGCCGATCGGCGATCCCAAAACGGCGATCTATGCCCTCATCGTTGTCAACATCTGGCAATGGACCGGGTTTTCCATGCTGATGTATATCGCCGGCATCGCCAACATGCCGTCTGAAGTGCTGGATGCGGCGCGCATCGATGGCGCGAAGGGTTTGAAACTCGCCGCCCATGTTGTGGTTCCCATGCTGGCGCCCGCCACGAAATCGTTGCTGCTTCTCGGCGTCATCGGCACGCTTCAGACCTTTCCCATCGTGCATCTGATGACCGGCGGCGGCCCGAACCGGGCAAGCGAGGTTTTCGGCACCTTCATCTTCAAGCAGAGCTTTGTGCTGGGCGATACCGGCAGCGGTGCAGCACTTTCCGTGATCGTTCTTGTCGTGGCGCTTGGCCTCTCGCTGCTGCAGATCGCAGCACTTGGCGCGCGGCTGACGCCTGCCGGAAAGGATCGGTCATGA
- a CDS encoding carbohydrate ABC transporter permease: MTAFARNRARGLLVHAVLFIVLGIWMVPQVYMLSVGLRTPAQAFDAALFTWPVTFDNFITVIRDNPLGGIFLNSLIVTVATVAIVVAVSSLFAFSIAILRLKGTLFLYTTLLTTLMVPLASMVLPLAILLKNFGWVNTYIGLILPYAALGVPFAMVILKSFMEDVPRELFEAAKVDGCNAWQTYWHVALPLVRPALVFVTIWQFIVTWNEFFLALIVLTKSEMKTLTIVPMQYSGLYMANPGALFAVLTLIALPLILLYVLVQRAFVRGLTAGAVKG, from the coding sequence ATGACGGCTTTTGCCCGCAACCGCGCACGCGGCCTTCTCGTTCATGCGGTGCTGTTCATCGTGCTCGGCATCTGGATGGTCCCGCAGGTCTATATGCTGTCCGTGGGGCTGAGAACGCCGGCGCAGGCTTTTGACGCCGCGCTCTTCACATGGCCCGTGACCTTCGACAATTTCATCACCGTCATCCGCGACAATCCGCTCGGCGGCATCTTCCTGAACAGCCTGATCGTGACGGTCGCGACGGTGGCGATCGTGGTCGCCGTATCATCGCTTTTTGCTTTTTCCATCGCCATCCTTCGGCTCAAAGGCACGCTGTTCCTCTACACCACGCTTCTGACCACGCTGATGGTGCCGCTTGCCTCGATGGTGTTGCCGCTTGCCATTCTCCTGAAGAATTTCGGCTGGGTGAACACCTATATCGGCCTCATATTGCCCTATGCCGCCCTTGGCGTGCCCTTCGCCATGGTCATCCTGAAATCCTTCATGGAAGACGTACCGCGTGAATTGTTCGAGGCGGCCAAGGTGGATGGCTGCAACGCCTGGCAGACCTACTGGCATGTGGCGCTGCCGCTGGTGCGCCCGGCGCTGGTTTTCGTCACCATCTGGCAGTTCATCGTCACCTGGAACGAATTTTTCTTGGCGCTGATCGTGCTGACGAAAAGCGAGATGAAGACGCTCACCATCGTGCCCATGCAATATTCCGGCCTTTACATGGCCAATCCCGGCGCGCTGTTTGCGGTGCTGACCCTGATCGCGCTTCCCCTCATTCTTCTTTATGTGCTGGTGCAGCGCGCCTTCGTGCGTGGCCTGACTGCCGGTGCGGTGAAAGGCTAG
- the ugpC gene encoding sn-glycerol-3-phosphate ABC transporter ATP-binding protein UgpC produces the protein MATLSIDKITKAFGSLTVIPELSLTIEDGEFCVLVGPSGCGKSTLLRIIAGLEPISSGRVLVDGADMSDAEPPERGVAMVFQSYALYPHMDVARNIGFGLEIARTPTAEIGERVGRAAGKLKLSNYLKRKPRELSGGQRQRVAIGRAMTRKPKLFLLDEPLSNLDAALRVGMRVEIARLKAELGCTMIYVTHDQVEAMTLADKIVVMNGGRIEQIGSPLALYQRPANLFVAGFIGSPAMNLLKARVVAVAEGIATVSLAAGPSLNIAVSRPLESGDTVTLGIRPEHIAIGEGQGGQSYQMKATMVELLGSDTFIHVREGEETITIRDSFGRMVRAGDRISMSFPAAACHLFDANGQRVSRDMKNPQETEPGRIN, from the coding sequence ATGGCGACGCTTTCGATCGACAAAATCACCAAGGCCTTCGGCAGCCTGACGGTCATTCCCGAATTGTCGCTGACCATAGAGGATGGCGAATTCTGCGTGCTGGTCGGCCCCTCCGGTTGCGGAAAATCGACGCTGCTGCGCATCATCGCCGGGCTGGAGCCGATCAGCTCGGGCCGCGTGCTGGTGGATGGCGCGGATATGAGCGATGCCGAGCCGCCCGAACGCGGCGTGGCCATGGTCTTCCAGTCCTATGCGCTTTATCCGCATATGGATGTTGCCCGCAATATCGGCTTCGGGCTGGAAATCGCCCGGACGCCTACGGCTGAAATCGGCGAGCGGGTGGGCCGGGCAGCCGGGAAACTCAAGCTTTCGAACTATCTGAAACGCAAGCCGCGCGAATTGTCCGGCGGTCAGCGCCAGCGTGTCGCCATCGGCCGGGCGATGACGCGCAAGCCGAAGCTGTTCCTGCTCGATGAACCGCTTTCCAACCTCGATGCGGCCCTGCGCGTCGGCATGCGGGTGGAAATCGCACGGCTGAAGGCGGAACTCGGCTGCACGATGATCTATGTCACACATGACCAGGTGGAAGCGATGACGCTTGCCGACAAGATCGTCGTCATGAATGGCGGTCGCATCGAGCAGATCGGCTCGCCGCTTGCGCTCTACCAGCGTCCCGCCAATCTTTTCGTCGCGGGCTTCATCGGCTCGCCCGCCATGAACCTTCTGAAAGCGCGCGTTGTCGCCGTTGCAGAAGGCATCGCCACCGTGTCTCTCGCCGCTGGTCCCTCCCTCAATATTGCTGTTTCAAGGCCGCTTGAGTCCGGTGACACCGTAACCCTCGGCATCCGCCCCGAACATATTGCAATCGGTGAAGGGCAGGGCGGACAGTCCTATCAGATGAAAGCGACGATGGTCGAACTGCTCGGCAGCGATACTTTCATCCATGTCCGCGAGGGCGAGGAAACCATCACCATAAGAGACAGTTTTGGCCGCATGGTGCGCGCGGGAGACCGCATATCCATGTCATTCCCGGCCGCCGCCTGCCATCTGTTCGATGCGAACGGGCAGAGAGTGTCGCGGGATATGAAGAACCCGCAGGAAACTGAACCGGGGCGGATCAATTGA